A single genomic interval of Zingiber officinale cultivar Zhangliang chromosome 4A, Zo_v1.1, whole genome shotgun sequence harbors:
- the LOC121972125 gene encoding G-type lectin S-receptor-like serine/threonine-protein kinase B120 isoform X2 → MAKSLPIAKILLLSSLHLLLCFSYDRLTPGQLMPSNETLTSDGGTFVLGFFSPRSTGGDLYLGVWYNIPQRTVIWVANRESPVTGQPAALLFADDRSLRVVGSRGRNFTFWSANPPGAAAAAVLLNTGNLVLRDGEGGVLWQSFDHPTDTFLPGMSLRYAYGDRSHTRFTSWKAADDPSPGNFTFGVDSTTSLQLMTWRGSEIYYRSQVWSGNVFTGSRGPSSNSVIYLTILADEDGFLLTISVSDSSPYTRYTLNHSGQLQLLSWDSASKLWQTFASAPIGCQVYGSCGQFAYCDANGTVPACRCLEGFEPRSKTAWSGGDHSGGCSRERALLCDEGDSFLRVAGMKLPDQFVRVRNKMNMSECRCLVWTRSFVDAEMLSIGGEDLYLKLMSFNSGASSGKSSSSRRKKLLLVLSISAAASVLACALALWMFDEQIKGVFKRAKSEELVRDSSSSREFLDNFYGTKEVAEGEAADQAPELPLISFESLVLATDNFSVSNKLGQGGFGIVYKGILQGGQEIAIKRLIRGSGQGLVEFKNEINLIARLQHRNLVRLLGYCIHGEEKLLAYEYMPNKSLDFFLFDLVLKTKLDWGKRFNIIKGIARALLYLHQDSRLRIVHRDLKTSNILLDKDMNPKISDFGMARIFGGNQNEANTNRVVGTYGYMSPEYAMQGFFSVKSDVYSFGVLLLEIVSGLRNSSFHLVLDFPNLLAYAWQLWNEGNAKDFIDPSSNTQTCYLDEALRSIHVGLLCVQDSPSDRPAMSSIVFMLENETAISHTPKEPIFTIQRNDPSVENLETYSLNNMTITTVEGR, encoded by the exons ATGGCGAAGTCTCTGCCCATCGCCAAAATCCTCCTCCTTTCCTCTCTGCATTTGCTCCTCTGCTTTTCATATGACAGGCTGACTCCCGGCCAGCTCATGCCTTCCAATGAGACCTTGACCTCCGACGGCGGCACCTTCGTCCTCGGCTTCTTCTCCCCGAGGAGCACCGGCGGGGACCTCTACCTCGGCGTCTGGTACAACATCCCCCAGAGGACCGTAATCTGGGTCGCCAACAGGGAGAGCCCCGTCACCGGCCAGCCCGCGGCACTCCTCTTCGCCGACGACCGCAGCCTCCGCGTCGTCGGCTCGCGCGGGAGAAACTTCACCTTCTGGTCGGCCAACCCACCAGGAGCCGCGGCGGCGGCGGTGCTACTCAACACCGGGAACCTAGTTCTCCGAGACGGCGAAGGCGGCGTCCTCTGGCAGAGCTTCGATCACCCAACGGACACCTTTCTGCCCGGCATGAGCCTCCGATACGCCTACGGCGACCGCTCGCACACCCGGTTCACCTCGTGGAAGGCCGCCGACGACCCCTCGCCGGGGAACTTCACCTTCGGCGTCGACTCGACCACTTCCCTTCAGCTCATGACATGGAGAGGCTCGGAGATCTACTACCGGAGCCAAGTGTGGAGCGGCAACGTGTTCACCGGTTCGCGCGGCCCGAGCTCCAACTCCGTGATCTACTTGACGATCTTAGCAGACGAAGACGGATTCCTCCTCACCATTAGCGTATCGGACTCGTCGCCCTACACCAGGTACACCCTAAACCACTCCGGCCAGCTGCAGCTCCTGAGCTGGGACTCCGCATCGAAACTATGGCAAACCTTCGCATCCGCACCGATCGGCTGCCAAGTTTACGGATCCTGCGGCCAGTTCGCATACTGCGACGCCAACGGAACAGTGCCGGCGTGcaggtgcttggaagggttcgaGCCGAGGTCGAAGACCGCTTGGAGCGGCGGCGACCATTCAGGCGGTTGCTCGAGGGAGAGAGCTCTCCTGTGCGACGAGGGGGACAGCTTCCTCCGAGTGGCAGGGATGAAGTTACCGGACCAGTTCGTGCGCGTGAGGAACAAGATGAACATGAGCGAATGCAG GTGTTTGGTTTGGACAAGGAGTTTTGTTGATGCTGAGATGCTAAGTATTGGAGGAGAGGACTTGTATCTGAAGCTCATGAGCTTCAATTCAG GTGCATCAAGCGGCaagagcagcagcagcaggaggaagaAACTGCTGCTTGTGCTGTCCATTTCAGCAGCAGCCTCTGTTTTGGCCTGCGCCCTTGCATTGTGGATGTTTGATGAGCAAATCAAAGGTGTGTTCAAGCGAGCAAAGAGCGAAGAACTAGTACGCGATTCGAGCTCGAGTCGAGAGTTCCTGGACAATTTCTATGGTACTAAAGAAGTTGCGGAAGGAGAGGCAGCAGATCAAGCTCCAGAGCTTCCATTGATCAGCTTTGAGAGCCTGGTTCTTGCCACTGACAACTTCTCTGTTTCAAATAAACTCGGACAAGGAGGCTTTGGCATAGTTTACAAG GGCATTCTTCAAGGAGGGCAAGAAATTGCAATTAAAAGACTAATTAGAGGGTCTGGACAAGGATTAGTAGAGTTTAAGAATGAGATTAATTTGATTGCTAGGTTGCAGCATAGGAACCTAGTCAGGCTTCTTGGCTATTGCATTCATGGAGAAGAGAAACTACTAGCTTATGAATACATGCCCAACAAGAGTTTGGACTTCTTCCTATTCG ATCTGGTGCTAAAGACGAAGCTCGATTGGGGGAAGAGGTTCAACATAATCAAAGGAATTGCTCGGGCACTTCTTTATCTTCATCAGGATTCGAGATTACGAATTGTTCACCGTGATCTTAAGACGAGCAATATTTTGTTGGACAAGGATATGAACCCTAAGATATCTGATTTTGGGATGGCAAGGATCTTCGGTGGAAACCAGAATGAAGCAAATACGAATAGAGTTGTTGGAACTTA TGGATACATGTCTCCTGAATACGCAATGCAAGGATTTTTTTCTGTGAAATCAGATGTCTATAGTTTCGGAGTATTACTCTTGGAGATTGTGAGCGGCCTACGAAATAGTAGCTTTCACCTCGTGCTTGACTTCCCCAATCTCTTGGCTTAT GCATGGCAACTATGGAATGAAGGGAATGCAAAGGACTTCATAGATCCTTCTTCCAACACACAGACTTGCTACCTAGATGAAGCACTAAGAAGCATCCATGTGGGTCTCTTGTGTGTTCAGGACAGCCCGAGCGACCGACCAGCAATGTCGTCAATTGTTTTCATGCTCGAAAATGAAACCGCAATCTCTCATACACCTAAAGAGCCAATATTTACCATCCAAAGAAATGATCCATCAGTTGAAAATTTGGAGACTTATTCACTAAACAATATGACCATCACAACTGTCGAAGGTCGTTAG
- the LOC121972125 gene encoding G-type lectin S-receptor-like serine/threonine-protein kinase B120 isoform X1 — protein MAKSLPIAKILLLSSLHLLLCFSYDRLTPGQLMPSNETLTSDGGTFVLGFFSPRSTGGDLYLGVWYNIPQRTVIWVANRESPVTGQPAALLFADDRSLRVVGSRGRNFTFWSANPPGAAAAAVLLNTGNLVLRDGEGGVLWQSFDHPTDTFLPGMSLRYAYGDRSHTRFTSWKAADDPSPGNFTFGVDSTTSLQLMTWRGSEIYYRSQVWSGNVFTGSRGPSSNSVIYLTILADEDGFLLTISVSDSSPYTRYTLNHSGQLQLLSWDSASKLWQTFASAPIGCQVYGSCGQFAYCDANGTVPACRCLEGFEPRSKTAWSGGDHSGGCSRERALLCDEGDSFLRVAGMKLPDQFVRVRNKMNMSECRSECSTNCSCQAFAYADLNVGNSTTPRCLVWTRSFVDAEMLSIGGEDLYLKLMSFNSGASSGKSSSSRRKKLLLVLSISAAASVLACALALWMFDEQIKGVFKRAKSEELVRDSSSSREFLDNFYGTKEVAEGEAADQAPELPLISFESLVLATDNFSVSNKLGQGGFGIVYKGILQGGQEIAIKRLIRGSGQGLVEFKNEINLIARLQHRNLVRLLGYCIHGEEKLLAYEYMPNKSLDFFLFDLVLKTKLDWGKRFNIIKGIARALLYLHQDSRLRIVHRDLKTSNILLDKDMNPKISDFGMARIFGGNQNEANTNRVVGTYGYMSPEYAMQGFFSVKSDVYSFGVLLLEIVSGLRNSSFHLVLDFPNLLAYAWQLWNEGNAKDFIDPSSNTQTCYLDEALRSIHVGLLCVQDSPSDRPAMSSIVFMLENETAISHTPKEPIFTIQRNDPSVENLETYSLNNMTITTVEGR, from the exons ATGGCGAAGTCTCTGCCCATCGCCAAAATCCTCCTCCTTTCCTCTCTGCATTTGCTCCTCTGCTTTTCATATGACAGGCTGACTCCCGGCCAGCTCATGCCTTCCAATGAGACCTTGACCTCCGACGGCGGCACCTTCGTCCTCGGCTTCTTCTCCCCGAGGAGCACCGGCGGGGACCTCTACCTCGGCGTCTGGTACAACATCCCCCAGAGGACCGTAATCTGGGTCGCCAACAGGGAGAGCCCCGTCACCGGCCAGCCCGCGGCACTCCTCTTCGCCGACGACCGCAGCCTCCGCGTCGTCGGCTCGCGCGGGAGAAACTTCACCTTCTGGTCGGCCAACCCACCAGGAGCCGCGGCGGCGGCGGTGCTACTCAACACCGGGAACCTAGTTCTCCGAGACGGCGAAGGCGGCGTCCTCTGGCAGAGCTTCGATCACCCAACGGACACCTTTCTGCCCGGCATGAGCCTCCGATACGCCTACGGCGACCGCTCGCACACCCGGTTCACCTCGTGGAAGGCCGCCGACGACCCCTCGCCGGGGAACTTCACCTTCGGCGTCGACTCGACCACTTCCCTTCAGCTCATGACATGGAGAGGCTCGGAGATCTACTACCGGAGCCAAGTGTGGAGCGGCAACGTGTTCACCGGTTCGCGCGGCCCGAGCTCCAACTCCGTGATCTACTTGACGATCTTAGCAGACGAAGACGGATTCCTCCTCACCATTAGCGTATCGGACTCGTCGCCCTACACCAGGTACACCCTAAACCACTCCGGCCAGCTGCAGCTCCTGAGCTGGGACTCCGCATCGAAACTATGGCAAACCTTCGCATCCGCACCGATCGGCTGCCAAGTTTACGGATCCTGCGGCCAGTTCGCATACTGCGACGCCAACGGAACAGTGCCGGCGTGcaggtgcttggaagggttcgaGCCGAGGTCGAAGACCGCTTGGAGCGGCGGCGACCATTCAGGCGGTTGCTCGAGGGAGAGAGCTCTCCTGTGCGACGAGGGGGACAGCTTCCTCCGAGTGGCAGGGATGAAGTTACCGGACCAGTTCGTGCGCGTGAGGAACAAGATGAACATGAGCGAATGCAGGTCTGAGTGCTCGACCAATTGCTCCTGTCAAGCCTTTGCTTATGCTGATCTGAACGTGGGGAATTCTACAACTCCAAGGTGTTTGGTTTGGACAAGGAGTTTTGTTGATGCTGAGATGCTAAGTATTGGAGGAGAGGACTTGTATCTGAAGCTCATGAGCTTCAATTCAG GTGCATCAAGCGGCaagagcagcagcagcaggaggaagaAACTGCTGCTTGTGCTGTCCATTTCAGCAGCAGCCTCTGTTTTGGCCTGCGCCCTTGCATTGTGGATGTTTGATGAGCAAATCAAAGGTGTGTTCAAGCGAGCAAAGAGCGAAGAACTAGTACGCGATTCGAGCTCGAGTCGAGAGTTCCTGGACAATTTCTATGGTACTAAAGAAGTTGCGGAAGGAGAGGCAGCAGATCAAGCTCCAGAGCTTCCATTGATCAGCTTTGAGAGCCTGGTTCTTGCCACTGACAACTTCTCTGTTTCAAATAAACTCGGACAAGGAGGCTTTGGCATAGTTTACAAG GGCATTCTTCAAGGAGGGCAAGAAATTGCAATTAAAAGACTAATTAGAGGGTCTGGACAAGGATTAGTAGAGTTTAAGAATGAGATTAATTTGATTGCTAGGTTGCAGCATAGGAACCTAGTCAGGCTTCTTGGCTATTGCATTCATGGAGAAGAGAAACTACTAGCTTATGAATACATGCCCAACAAGAGTTTGGACTTCTTCCTATTCG ATCTGGTGCTAAAGACGAAGCTCGATTGGGGGAAGAGGTTCAACATAATCAAAGGAATTGCTCGGGCACTTCTTTATCTTCATCAGGATTCGAGATTACGAATTGTTCACCGTGATCTTAAGACGAGCAATATTTTGTTGGACAAGGATATGAACCCTAAGATATCTGATTTTGGGATGGCAAGGATCTTCGGTGGAAACCAGAATGAAGCAAATACGAATAGAGTTGTTGGAACTTA TGGATACATGTCTCCTGAATACGCAATGCAAGGATTTTTTTCTGTGAAATCAGATGTCTATAGTTTCGGAGTATTACTCTTGGAGATTGTGAGCGGCCTACGAAATAGTAGCTTTCACCTCGTGCTTGACTTCCCCAATCTCTTGGCTTAT GCATGGCAACTATGGAATGAAGGGAATGCAAAGGACTTCATAGATCCTTCTTCCAACACACAGACTTGCTACCTAGATGAAGCACTAAGAAGCATCCATGTGGGTCTCTTGTGTGTTCAGGACAGCCCGAGCGACCGACCAGCAATGTCGTCAATTGTTTTCATGCTCGAAAATGAAACCGCAATCTCTCATACACCTAAAGAGCCAATATTTACCATCCAAAGAAATGATCCATCAGTTGAAAATTTGGAGACTTATTCACTAAACAATATGACCATCACAACTGTCGAAGGTCGTTAG